The Quercus robur chromosome 7, dhQueRobu3.1, whole genome shotgun sequence genome has a segment encoding these proteins:
- the LOC126690798 gene encoding extensin-2-like: protein MTLSHRNTLLLPPYAGDDLLSSAYQYNSPPPYIEALAPDYEYSSPSPSPYGEEPLAPEYGSDNSLSPEYASPPPYIEAMAPEIEGDGFYSPLETPVPAPSMAMESDTNESSPKLPPVTPFSYSAEDDAGVFEQEPEVSSRGNGGTLAGLIIGGACIVGLGALVCKKRKDRKKSTQYKYMAKREELELF from the coding sequence ATGACTCTCTCTCACCGCAATACTCTGCTCCTTCCCCCTTATGCAGGAGATGACCTTCTATCTTCAGCATATCAATACAATTCTCCTCCTCCCTATATCGAAGCATTAGCTCCCGATTATGAATactcttctccttctccttctccttacGGTGAAGAGCCCTTGGCGCCTGAATATGGATCAGACAACTCTCTTTCTCCAGAATATGCTTCTCCTCCACCTTATATCGAAGCTATGGCACCTGAAATTGAAGGCGATGGCTTCTACTCTCCGCTTGAAACTCCTGTGCCCGCTCCATCCATGGCTATGGAATCCGACACTAATGAGTCTTCTCCAAAGCTCCCTCCTGTAACACCCTTCAGTTACAGTGCTGAAGACGATGCTGGGGTGTTTGAGCAAGAACCAGAAGTTTCTTCGCGTGGAAATGGAGGAACTTTGGCCGGGCTTATAATTGGTGGTGCTTGTATTGTTGGTTTGGGAGCTTTGGTGTGCAAGAAGAGGAAAGATAGGAAGAAAAGTACACAGTACAAATACATGGCTAAGCGAGAGGAGCTCGAGCTATTCTAA
- the LOC126691825 gene encoding V-type proton ATPase subunit G-like isoform X2, translating into MAANRGQGGIQQLLAAEQEAQHIVNAAKSAKMARLKQAKEEAEKEIAEYRAQVEREFQRKLAESSGDSGANVKRLEQETEAKICKLKEDAARISQDVVAMVLKHVTTVKN; encoded by the exons ATGGCAGCCAATAGGGGTCAAGGTGGAATCCAACAATTGCTGGCTGCAGAACAAGAGGCTCAACACATTGTCAATGCTGCCAAAAGTG CAAAAATGGCAAGACTGAAACAAGCTAAAGAAGAGGCTGAAAAGGAAATTGCTGAATATCGGGCCCAAGTGGAGCGTGAGTTCCAGAGGAAACTTGCAGAG AGCAGTGGAGATTCAGGTGCAAATGTTAAGCGGCTTGAACAAGAGACTGAGGCAAAGATCTGTAAACTAAAAGAAGACGCTGCAAGGATATCACAAGATGTAGTTGCGATGGTTCTGAAGCATGTGACAACTGTGAAAAATTAA
- the LOC126691825 gene encoding V-type proton ATPase subunit G1-like isoform X1 — protein MGSMAANRGQGGIQQLLAAEQEAQHIVNAAKSAKMARLKQAKEEAEKEIAEYRAQVEREFQRKLAESSGDSGANVKRLEQETEAKICKLKEDAARISQDVVAMVLKHVTTVKN, from the exons ATGG GAAGCATGGCAGCCAATAGGGGTCAAGGTGGAATCCAACAATTGCTGGCTGCAGAACAAGAGGCTCAACACATTGTCAATGCTGCCAAAAGTG CAAAAATGGCAAGACTGAAACAAGCTAAAGAAGAGGCTGAAAAGGAAATTGCTGAATATCGGGCCCAAGTGGAGCGTGAGTTCCAGAGGAAACTTGCAGAG AGCAGTGGAGATTCAGGTGCAAATGTTAAGCGGCTTGAACAAGAGACTGAGGCAAAGATCTGTAAACTAAAAGAAGACGCTGCAAGGATATCACAAGATGTAGTTGCGATGGTTCTGAAGCATGTGACAACTGTGAAAAATTAA